GCAAAGCTCCGACCAACGCTACATGGAATTCTTTATACCGGGCTGCATTGGGTCTATCTAATTGGTCTTGGTCTCGTGATTTTAGCGCTAATTGTGAATAGTTTTGACCGTGGCAAACAGCTGACTGCGGCGCAACATGCGGCTAAGTTAAAAAATAAAGCAAACTAACTAAAGTTTAATAAAAACCGTAGCTTGGCGCCTATTTCGACGTTCAAACTACGGTTTTTTATGGCACATTTTTCGGGGTTAAGGGGCCAATACGTTGTCCTTGACTCAAGCGGGTACTCAAATATAAGAGACAGCTCCCAAGTAAGACGCCTCCCACAGTATCGCTAGGGTAATGGACGCCGACGACGATGCGACTGATCATCATTAGTAAAATCAGGACGCAACCGCCGACTAACAGGCCGCGTTTTAACGAGCGGTTCTGCAGTTGATCATAGGCGATAACTAACAAACTACCGACTAATACGGTCGCTGTTGTGGAGTGGCCGCTGGGATAACTATAGCCCCCAATCTCAATGAGCCGCCATGCAGTTGGCCGGGGACGTTGAATCAGTTGTTTGATAAAATAATTGCCATAAGCAGCTAAGCCCCAAGTATTAATCCAAAAAAATAGTGTGGCCCGTTGCTGATGACACCAAACTAATAGCAAGCCGATTGCTACGGTGATGAAGGTCACTTGCACTGAATTTCCCAACTGTGTATAGGCAACTAGTCCGTTTTGTAACCAAGCCGGACTTTGATGTAGCGGCCATGCGATGTGCGTATCAAAAGTTTTAATAAACGAGGCTTGACGCCAAACGGCCCAGGTCCAGCCGAGCCATAGTAAAAACACGACTAACATTGCCCCATCACGTCGTTGCCAATGAAGTTTAGCCATCGGAGTCCTCCAATCAAGATTGTTTGTCCTGATTATAGCATGTTTTGTCGTTGTAACCGGGTCCAGTGCGTGAGAAACCACGTTTTTAACCGTGCGAGCCCTTGAAAAAGTAAGCCGAATTTGCTAACATAGGTAGCAATAACTTTACGACTCTGACAAGGACTAGTAAGCCAAGCTGATTTTCAGAAACCTCGTGGGCGCTGAGAACGAGGAATTAGCGACGCTGAACTTACCTTCGAGTCTTCCGGCTCAACTTACAAGACGGACGTGGTTTCGCGTTAAGATTCCCAAGAGGCCACGGCAACGTGGAATCATAGGTGGTACCGCGGAACCTGTTTTCGTCCTATAAGCGCTTTTTGCTTATAGGCTTTTTTTGTAACCTGAGTCGCCAACTGACACTTAGATACATAAACCAGTACCAAGAGAGGGGCACTAGCATGGCATATAATCATCAAATTATTGAACGCAAGTGGCAACATTATTGGAAAGCTAACAAAACGTTCAAGACGTTAGATACAACGGATAAAAAGAAATATTACGCTTTGGATATGTTCCCATATCCATCTGGTCAAGGGTTGCATGTCGGTCATCCAGAAGGATATACTGCGACGGATATCATGTCACGGTTGAAACGGATGCAAGGCTACAACGTATTACATCCAATGGGGTGGGATGCGTTTGGACTACCAGCCGAACAGTACGCCTTAAAAACGGGTCACAACCCGAAGGACTTTACAGCGCAAAATATTAAAAACTTTAAACGTCAGATTCGGTCATTGGGATTTTCCTATGATTGGGATCGCGAAGTTAATACGACGGACCCGACGTTCTACAAATGGACCCAATGGATTTTTGAACAATTATACAAACGAGGCTTAGCCTATGAATCTGAAACGCTCGTTAACTGGGCGCCAGATATGATGGGCGGGACTGTAGTCTCAAATGAAGAAGTCATTGATGGCAAGACTGAACGTGGTGGCTACGACGTTTATCGGGTGCCAATGAAACAATGGAGCTTAAAGATTACAGCGTATGCTGATCGGTTGATTGATGATTTAGATGATATTGATTGGCCTGAAAATATTAAAGAACAACAACGGAATTGGATTGGCCGTTCGATCGGGGCTGCGATTAAGTTTAAAGTTGCGGACCATGACGATCAGGTCATCGAAGTCTTCTCAACTCGGCCAGATACGTTATACGGTGCTAGTTACATGGTATTAGCACCAGAACATGCCCTCGTTGAAAGCCTAACCACGCCGGCTCAGGCTGATGCGATTAAAGCTTATAAGGCTAAGATTGCGACCAAGTCTGATTTGGAACGAACTGATCTAAACAAAGATAAGACCGGGGTCTTTACTGGGAGTTACGGCATTAACCCAGTTAACGGCGAAAAACTCCCCATCTGGATTGCTGATTACGTTTTAGCTTCTTATGGGACTGGGGCCATTATGGCTGTACCAGCGCATGATGATCGTGATTTTGAGTTCGCCCAGAAGTTCGACTTACCAATCAAACCTGTTATTGCTGGTGAGAATGACTATACTAGCCAGTCTTACACGGGCGATGGCGTTCATATCAATTCTGGTCTCGTGGATGGTCTCGAAAAGCAACCAGCGATTGATAAAATGATCGACTGGTTAGCTGCCCATGACTGTGGTGAAAAGAAAGTCAATTATCGGTTACGAGATTGGATCTTCTCACGGCAACGGTATTGGGGTGAACCAATTCCTGTAATTCATTGGGAAGATGGCGAAACCACATTAGTGCCAGAAGATGAATTGCCATTACGCTTACCAGCAACTAAGAACTTGGAACCTTCCGGAACCGGAGAAAGTCCATTAGCTAACATTGACGATTGGGTTAATGTGGTCGATGAAAATGGCCGTAAAGGGAAGCGTGAAACGAACACGATGCCACAATGGGCAGGGAGTTCGTGGTACTTCTTACGTTACATTGATCCGCACAATCCAGATGCTTTAGCCGATTATGACAAGCTCAAGTATTGGTCACCCGTCGACTTGTATGTTGGGGGTGCTGAACATGCGGTGCTCCATTTATTGTATGCACGATTCTGGCACAAGTTCCTATATGATTTGGGCGTGGTTCCAAACAAAGAACCATTCCAAAAGCTCGTTAACCAAGGCATGATTTTAGGCGATAACCATGAAAAGATGTCTAAGTCACGTGGTAACGTTGTTAATCCAGATGATATTGTGGACCAATATGGGGCCGATACGTTACGCCTCTATGAGATGTTTATGGGACCATTGGAAGCATCGATTCCATGGAGCACGGATGGCTTACATGGTGCTAATAAGTGGATTGAACGGGTTTGGCGATTAATTGTGGATGAAAATAATCGCGTCCGTGATCGGGTAACGACTTTTAACGACGGTAAGTTAACGAAAGTCTATAACGAAACGGTTAAAAAGGTTACGGCCGACTATGAAGCGATGCGGTTTAATATTGCTATTTCACAAATGATGGTCTTTGTTAACGAAGCTTACAAAGTGGATGATTTACCAATCGTTTACATTGAAGGGCTTGTGAAGTTAATTGCGCCAATTATGCCGCATTTGGCTGAAGAACTCTGGTCATTGTTAGGTCACGAAAAGACGATTACGTATGCGATGTGGCCAACTTATGATGAATCTAAGCTAGTCGAAGCAACGGTGCAAATTGTCTTGCAAGTTAATGGTAAAGTCCGTTCACATGCGGAAGTTAGCAAAGATCTTGGTCAAGCTGAACTTGAAAAATTAGCTTTAGCGGATGCCAAGGTGCAAGAATTTACGGCAGGTAAA
This region of Lactobacillus sp. CBA3605 genomic DNA includes:
- the leuS gene encoding leucine--tRNA ligase: MAYNHQIIERKWQHYWKANKTFKTLDTTDKKKYYALDMFPYPSGQGLHVGHPEGYTATDIMSRLKRMQGYNVLHPMGWDAFGLPAEQYALKTGHNPKDFTAQNIKNFKRQIRSLGFSYDWDREVNTTDPTFYKWTQWIFEQLYKRGLAYESETLVNWAPDMMGGTVVSNEEVIDGKTERGGYDVYRVPMKQWSLKITAYADRLIDDLDDIDWPENIKEQQRNWIGRSIGAAIKFKVADHDDQVIEVFSTRPDTLYGASYMVLAPEHALVESLTTPAQADAIKAYKAKIATKSDLERTDLNKDKTGVFTGSYGINPVNGEKLPIWIADYVLASYGTGAIMAVPAHDDRDFEFAQKFDLPIKPVIAGENDYTSQSYTGDGVHINSGLVDGLEKQPAIDKMIDWLAAHDCGEKKVNYRLRDWIFSRQRYWGEPIPVIHWEDGETTLVPEDELPLRLPATKNLEPSGTGESPLANIDDWVNVVDENGRKGKRETNTMPQWAGSSWYFLRYIDPHNPDALADYDKLKYWSPVDLYVGGAEHAVLHLLYARFWHKFLYDLGVVPNKEPFQKLVNQGMILGDNHEKMSKSRGNVVNPDDIVDQYGADTLRLYEMFMGPLEASIPWSTDGLHGANKWIERVWRLIVDENNRVRDRVTTFNDGKLTKVYNETVKKVTADYEAMRFNIAISQMMVFVNEAYKVDDLPIVYIEGLVKLIAPIMPHLAEELWSLLGHEKTITYAMWPTYDESKLVEATVQIVLQVNGKVRSHAEVSKDLGQAELEKLALADAKVQEFTAGKTIRKVIAIPGKLVNIVAN
- a CDS encoding phosphatase PAP2 family protein, which translates into the protein MAKLHWQRRDGAMLVVFLLWLGWTWAVWRQASFIKTFDTHIAWPLHQSPAWLQNGLVAYTQLGNSVQVTFITVAIGLLLVWCHQQRATLFFWINTWGLAAYGNYFIKQLIQRPRPTAWRLIEIGGYSYPSGHSTTATVLVGSLLVIAYDQLQNRSLKRGLLVGGCVLILLMMISRIVVGVHYPSDTVGGVLLGSCLLYLSTRLSQGQRIGPLTPKNVP